A single genomic interval of Mesoplodon densirostris isolate mMesDen1 chromosome 20, mMesDen1 primary haplotype, whole genome shotgun sequence harbors:
- the MFHAS1 gene encoding malignant fibrous histiocytoma-amplified sequence 1 isoform X1, producing the protein MAGTDSGNLKTVRLWRDAALRARKLRSNLRQLSLSAAGGCPGTDQLDSPDAPQLVLPANIGDIEVLNLGNNGLEEVPDGLGSALGSLRVLVLRRNRFARLPPAVAELGHHLTELDVSHNRLSVLSAEVVSALRELRKLNLSHNQLPALPAQLGALVHLEELDVSFNRLAHLPDSLSCLSRLRTLDVDHNQLTAFPWQLLQLAALEELDVSSNRLRGLPEDISALRALKILWLSGTELGTLPSGFCELASLESLMLDNNGLQALPAQFSRLQRLKMLNLSSNLLEEFPAALLPLAGLEELYLSRNQLTSVPSLISGLGRLLTLWLDNNRLRYLPDSIVELTGLEELVLQGNQIAVLPDNFGRLSRVGLWKIRDNPLIQPPYEVCMKGIPYIAAYQKELAHSQPAVQPRLKLLLMGHKAAGKTLLRRCLTEDRVEGNQGGGDKEKSHPPSPPPVSKGIEVTSWTADASRGLRFIVYDLAGDDSYEVIQPFFLSPGALYVLVVNLATYEPLRFPTTVGSFLHRVGARVPHAVVCVVGTHADLCGEQELEEKCLDIHRQIALQEKHDAEGLSRLAQVVDEALARDFELRSASPHAAYYGVSDKNLRRRKAHFQYLLNHRLQILSPVLPVSCRDPRQLQRLRDKLLSVAEHREIFPNLHRVLPRSWQVLEELHFQPPQAQRLWLSWWDSARLGLQAGLTEDRLQSALSYLHESGKLLYFEDSPALKEHVFHNLSRLIDILNVFFQRDPSLLLHKLLLGTSGEGEAESRGESSPLMAPPAPNQDALRATQLHHYVEGFLLHGLLPAHVIRLLLKPHIQAQQDLQLLLELLEKMGLCYCLNKAKGKPLNGSTAWYKFPCYVQNEVPHAEAWINGTNLAGQSFVAEQLQIEYSFPFTFPPSLFARYSVQINSHVVHRSDGKLQIFAYRGKVPVVVSYRPAKGVLQPDTLSIASHASLPNIWTAWQAITPLVEELNVLLQEWPGLHYTVHILCSKCLKRGSPNPHAFPGEMCSGVKKQSPLWGDGYQRVAAKGELLSQPRPEGVAEIICPKNGSERVNVALVYPPTPTVISPCSKSMVKIRLSSSGTCASEFPGPGTSL; encoded by the coding sequence ATGGCTGGGACGGACAGCGGGAACCTGAAGACGGTGAGGCTGTGGCGGGACGCCGCCCTGCGCGCCAGGAAGCTGCGGAGCAACCTGCGCCAGCTCAGCCTCAGCGCGGCCGGGGGCTGCCCGGGGACCGACCAGCTCGACTCTCCCGACGCGCCCCAGCTCGTGCTGCCGGCCAACATCGGGGACATTGAGGTGCTAAACCTGGGCAACAACGGCCTGGAGGAGGTGCCCGACGGGCTGGGCTCGGCGCTGGGCAGCCTCCGCGTCCTGGTCCTGCGCCGGAACCGCTTCGCCCGGCTGCCCCCGGCGGTGGCCGAGCTGGGCCATCACCTCACCGAGCTGGACGTGAGCCACAACCGGCTGAGCGTCCTAAGCGCCGAGGTGGTGAGCGCCCTGCGCGAGCTGAGGAAGCTCAACCTCAGCCACAACCAGCTGCCCGCCCTGCCCGCCCAGCTGGGCGCGCTGGTCCACCTGGAGGAGCTGGACGTCAGCTTTAACCGCCTGGCGCACCTGCCCgactccctctcctgcctctcccGCCTGCGCACCCTCGACGTGGACCACAACCAGCTCACGGCTTTTCCgtggcagctgctgcagctggcggCCCTGGAGGAGCTCGACGTGTCCAGCAACCGGCTGCGGGGCCTACCTGAGGATATCAGTGCCCTGCGTGCCCTCAAGATCCTCTGGCTGAGCGGGACCGAGCTTGGCACCCTGCCCAGCGGCTTCTGCGAGCTGGCCAGCCTGGAGAGCCTCATGCTGGACAACAACGGGCTGCAGGCTCTACCCGCCCAGTTCAGCCGCCTGCAGCGACTCAAGATGCTCAACCTCTCTTCCAACCTCTTGGAGGAGTTCCCTGCCGCGCTGCTGCCCCTGGCTGGTCTGGAGGAACTCTACCTTAGTCGCAACCAGCTCACTTCCGTGCCGTCCCTGATCTCGGGCCTGGGCCGTCTTCTCACCCTGTGGCTGGATAATAACCGGCTCCGCTACCTGCCTGACTCCATCGTGGAGCTCACGGGCCTGGAGGAGCTGGTTCTGCAGGGGAACCAGATCGCTGTGCTGCCAGACAACTTTGGCCGGCTCTCCCGGGTGGGCCTGTGGAAGATCAGGGACAACCCGCTGATCCAGCCCCCCTACGAGGTCTGTATGAAGGGGATCCCCTACATCGCAGCTTACCAGAAGGAGCTGGCTCATTCCCAGCCGGCGGTCCAGCCCCGCCTCAAGCTGCTCCTGATGGGCCATAAAGCTGCAGGAAAGACCCTGCTCCGTCGCTGCCTCACCGAGGACAGAGTGGAGGGGAACCAAGGAGGAGGGGACAAGGAGAAGAGCCACCCGCCTTCACCTCCTCCCGTGAGCAAGGGCATCGAGGTGACCAGCTGGACAGCGGATGCCTCCCGGGGCCTGCGGTTCATCGTGTATGACTTAGCCGGGGATGACAGTTATGAGGTGATCCAGCCCTTCTTCCTCTCCCCGGGGGCCCTTTATGTGCTGGTGGTGAACTTGGCCACCTATGAGCCGCTCCGCTTTCCCACCACCGTGGGCTCCTTCCTGCATCGGGTAGGGGCGCGGGTGCCTCACGCCGTGGTGTGCGTTGTGGGCACGCACGCCGACCTCTGCGGGGAGCAGGAGCTGGAGGAGAAGTGTCTGGACATCCACCGCCAGATCGCCCTGCAGGAGAAGCACGACGCCGAGGGGCTGAGCCGCCTGGCCCAGGTGGTGGACGAGGCGCTGGCCCGGGACTTTGAGCTCCGCTCCGCCAGCCCCCACGCAGCCTACTACGGGGTGTCCGACAAGAACCTTCGGCGGCGCAAGGCGCACTTTCAGTACCTGCTCAACCACCGGCTGCAGATCCTCTCGCCCGTGCTGCCCGTGAGCTGCAGGGACCCACGCCAGTTACAGCGCCTGCGGGACAAACTGCTCTCAGTGGCCGAGCACCGGGAAATCTTCCCCAACCTCCACAGAGTACTGCCTCGGtcctggcaggtgctggaggAGCTGCACTTCCAGCCCCCTCAGGCGCAGCGGCTCTGGCTCAGCTGGTGGGACTCGGCTCGCCTGGGCCTGCAGGCCGGCCTGACCGAGGACCGGCTGCAGAGCGCCCTCTCCTACCTGCACGAGAGCGGCAAGCTGCTCTACTTTGAGGACAGCCCGGCCCTCAAGGAGCACGTCTTCCACAACCTCTCCCGCCTCATCGACATCCTCAACGTCTTCTTCCAGAGGGATCCTTCCTTGCTGCTGCATAAGCTGCTCCTGGGGACCAGCGGCGAGGGCGAGGCTGAGAGCCGGGGTGAAAGCTCCCCGCTGATGGCGCCGCCTGCTCCAAACCAGGATGCGCTCCGGGCCACCCAGCTCCATCATTACGTGGAGGGTTTTCTGCTGCATGGGCTCCTGCCGGCCCACGTCATCCGGCTGCTGCTGAAGCCTCACATCCAGGCTCAGCAGgacctgcagcttctgctggagCTGCTGGAGAAGATGGGACTCTGTTACTGCCTCAACAAAGCCAAGGGCAAGCCTCTGAATGGGTCCACGGCCTGGTACAAGTTCCCGTGCTATGTGCAGAACGAGGTGCCCCACGCGGAGGCCTGGATTAACGGGACCAACCTGGCCGGGCAGTCCTTTGTGGCTGAGCAGTTGCAGATTGAATATAGTTTTCCCTTCACCTTTCCACCCAGCTTGTTTGCACGCTACAGCGTCCAGATCAACAGCCATGTGGTGCACAGGTCGGATGGCAAACTTCAGATCTTTGCATACAGAGGGAAAGTCCCTGTGGTGGTGAGTTACAGACCTGCCAAGGGGGTCCTGCAGCCGGACACCCTGTCCATTGCCAGCCACGCATCCTTACCGAACATATGGACGGCATGGCAAGCCATAACCCCCTTAGTAGAGGAACTGAATGTCCTACTTCAGGAATGGCCTGGACTGCACTACACCGTGCACATTCTCTGTTCTAAGTGCCTTAAGAGAGGGTCACCCAATCCACACGCTTTCCCAG
- the MFHAS1 gene encoding malignant fibrous histiocytoma-amplified sequence 1 isoform X2: protein MAGTDSGNLKTVRLWRDAALRARKLRSNLRQLSLSAAGGCPGTDQLDSPDAPQLVLPANIGDIEVLNLGNNGLEEVPDGLGSALGSLRVLVLRRNRFARLPPAVAELGHHLTELDVSHNRLSVLSAEVVSALRELRKLNLSHNQLPALPAQLGALVHLEELDVSFNRLAHLPDSLSCLSRLRTLDVDHNQLTAFPWQLLQLAALEELDVSSNRLRGLPEDISALRALKILWLSGTELGTLPSGFCELASLESLMLDNNGLQALPAQFSRLQRLKMLNLSSNLLEEFPAALLPLAGLEELYLSRNQLTSVPSLISGLGRLLTLWLDNNRLRYLPDSIVELTGLEELVLQGNQIAVLPDNFGRLSRVGLWKIRDNPLIQPPYEVCMKGIPYIAAYQKELAHSQPAVQPRLKLLLMGHKAAGKTLLRRCLTEDRVEGNQGGGDKEKSHPPSPPPVSKGIEVTSWTADASRGLRFIVYDLAGDDSYEVIQPFFLSPGALYVLVVNLATYEPLRFPTTVGSFLHRVGARVPHAVVCVVGTHADLCGEQELEEKCLDIHRQIALQEKHDAEGLSRLAQVVDEALARDFELRSASPHAAYYGVSDKNLRRRKAHFQYLLNHRLQILSPVLPVSCRDPRQLQRLRDKLLSVAEHREIFPNLHRVLPRSWQVLEELHFQPPQAQRLWLSWWDSARLGLQAGLTEDRLQSALSYLHESGKLLYFEDSPALKEHVFHNLSRLIDILNVFFQRDPSLLLHKLLLGTSGEGEAESRGESSPLMAPPAPNQDALRATQLHHYVEGFLLHGLLPAHVIRLLLKPHIQAQQDLQLLLELLEKMGLCYCLNKAKGKPLNGSTAWYKFPCYVQNEVPHAEAWINGTNLAGQSFVAEQLQIEYSFPFTFPPSLFARYSVQINSHVVHRSDGKLQIFAYRGKVPVVVSYRPAKGVLQPDTLSIASHASLPNIWTAWQAITPLVEELNVLLQEWPGLHYTVHILCSKCLKRGSPNPHAFPGEMCSGVKKQSPLWGDGYQRVAAKGELLSQPRPEGVAEIICPKNGSERVNVALVYPPTPTVISPCSKKNVGEKHRNQ from the coding sequence ATGGCTGGGACGGACAGCGGGAACCTGAAGACGGTGAGGCTGTGGCGGGACGCCGCCCTGCGCGCCAGGAAGCTGCGGAGCAACCTGCGCCAGCTCAGCCTCAGCGCGGCCGGGGGCTGCCCGGGGACCGACCAGCTCGACTCTCCCGACGCGCCCCAGCTCGTGCTGCCGGCCAACATCGGGGACATTGAGGTGCTAAACCTGGGCAACAACGGCCTGGAGGAGGTGCCCGACGGGCTGGGCTCGGCGCTGGGCAGCCTCCGCGTCCTGGTCCTGCGCCGGAACCGCTTCGCCCGGCTGCCCCCGGCGGTGGCCGAGCTGGGCCATCACCTCACCGAGCTGGACGTGAGCCACAACCGGCTGAGCGTCCTAAGCGCCGAGGTGGTGAGCGCCCTGCGCGAGCTGAGGAAGCTCAACCTCAGCCACAACCAGCTGCCCGCCCTGCCCGCCCAGCTGGGCGCGCTGGTCCACCTGGAGGAGCTGGACGTCAGCTTTAACCGCCTGGCGCACCTGCCCgactccctctcctgcctctcccGCCTGCGCACCCTCGACGTGGACCACAACCAGCTCACGGCTTTTCCgtggcagctgctgcagctggcggCCCTGGAGGAGCTCGACGTGTCCAGCAACCGGCTGCGGGGCCTACCTGAGGATATCAGTGCCCTGCGTGCCCTCAAGATCCTCTGGCTGAGCGGGACCGAGCTTGGCACCCTGCCCAGCGGCTTCTGCGAGCTGGCCAGCCTGGAGAGCCTCATGCTGGACAACAACGGGCTGCAGGCTCTACCCGCCCAGTTCAGCCGCCTGCAGCGACTCAAGATGCTCAACCTCTCTTCCAACCTCTTGGAGGAGTTCCCTGCCGCGCTGCTGCCCCTGGCTGGTCTGGAGGAACTCTACCTTAGTCGCAACCAGCTCACTTCCGTGCCGTCCCTGATCTCGGGCCTGGGCCGTCTTCTCACCCTGTGGCTGGATAATAACCGGCTCCGCTACCTGCCTGACTCCATCGTGGAGCTCACGGGCCTGGAGGAGCTGGTTCTGCAGGGGAACCAGATCGCTGTGCTGCCAGACAACTTTGGCCGGCTCTCCCGGGTGGGCCTGTGGAAGATCAGGGACAACCCGCTGATCCAGCCCCCCTACGAGGTCTGTATGAAGGGGATCCCCTACATCGCAGCTTACCAGAAGGAGCTGGCTCATTCCCAGCCGGCGGTCCAGCCCCGCCTCAAGCTGCTCCTGATGGGCCATAAAGCTGCAGGAAAGACCCTGCTCCGTCGCTGCCTCACCGAGGACAGAGTGGAGGGGAACCAAGGAGGAGGGGACAAGGAGAAGAGCCACCCGCCTTCACCTCCTCCCGTGAGCAAGGGCATCGAGGTGACCAGCTGGACAGCGGATGCCTCCCGGGGCCTGCGGTTCATCGTGTATGACTTAGCCGGGGATGACAGTTATGAGGTGATCCAGCCCTTCTTCCTCTCCCCGGGGGCCCTTTATGTGCTGGTGGTGAACTTGGCCACCTATGAGCCGCTCCGCTTTCCCACCACCGTGGGCTCCTTCCTGCATCGGGTAGGGGCGCGGGTGCCTCACGCCGTGGTGTGCGTTGTGGGCACGCACGCCGACCTCTGCGGGGAGCAGGAGCTGGAGGAGAAGTGTCTGGACATCCACCGCCAGATCGCCCTGCAGGAGAAGCACGACGCCGAGGGGCTGAGCCGCCTGGCCCAGGTGGTGGACGAGGCGCTGGCCCGGGACTTTGAGCTCCGCTCCGCCAGCCCCCACGCAGCCTACTACGGGGTGTCCGACAAGAACCTTCGGCGGCGCAAGGCGCACTTTCAGTACCTGCTCAACCACCGGCTGCAGATCCTCTCGCCCGTGCTGCCCGTGAGCTGCAGGGACCCACGCCAGTTACAGCGCCTGCGGGACAAACTGCTCTCAGTGGCCGAGCACCGGGAAATCTTCCCCAACCTCCACAGAGTACTGCCTCGGtcctggcaggtgctggaggAGCTGCACTTCCAGCCCCCTCAGGCGCAGCGGCTCTGGCTCAGCTGGTGGGACTCGGCTCGCCTGGGCCTGCAGGCCGGCCTGACCGAGGACCGGCTGCAGAGCGCCCTCTCCTACCTGCACGAGAGCGGCAAGCTGCTCTACTTTGAGGACAGCCCGGCCCTCAAGGAGCACGTCTTCCACAACCTCTCCCGCCTCATCGACATCCTCAACGTCTTCTTCCAGAGGGATCCTTCCTTGCTGCTGCATAAGCTGCTCCTGGGGACCAGCGGCGAGGGCGAGGCTGAGAGCCGGGGTGAAAGCTCCCCGCTGATGGCGCCGCCTGCTCCAAACCAGGATGCGCTCCGGGCCACCCAGCTCCATCATTACGTGGAGGGTTTTCTGCTGCATGGGCTCCTGCCGGCCCACGTCATCCGGCTGCTGCTGAAGCCTCACATCCAGGCTCAGCAGgacctgcagcttctgctggagCTGCTGGAGAAGATGGGACTCTGTTACTGCCTCAACAAAGCCAAGGGCAAGCCTCTGAATGGGTCCACGGCCTGGTACAAGTTCCCGTGCTATGTGCAGAACGAGGTGCCCCACGCGGAGGCCTGGATTAACGGGACCAACCTGGCCGGGCAGTCCTTTGTGGCTGAGCAGTTGCAGATTGAATATAGTTTTCCCTTCACCTTTCCACCCAGCTTGTTTGCACGCTACAGCGTCCAGATCAACAGCCATGTGGTGCACAGGTCGGATGGCAAACTTCAGATCTTTGCATACAGAGGGAAAGTCCCTGTGGTGGTGAGTTACAGACCTGCCAAGGGGGTCCTGCAGCCGGACACCCTGTCCATTGCCAGCCACGCATCCTTACCGAACATATGGACGGCATGGCAAGCCATAACCCCCTTAGTAGAGGAACTGAATGTCCTACTTCAGGAATGGCCTGGACTGCACTACACCGTGCACATTCTCTGTTCTAAGTGCCTTAAGAGAGGGTCACCCAATCCACACGCTTTCCCAG
- the MFHAS1 gene encoding malignant fibrous histiocytoma-amplified sequence 1 isoform X3 yields MAGTDSGNLKTVRLWRDAALRARKLRSNLRQLSLSAAGGCPGTDQLDSPDAPQLVLPANIGDIEVLNLGNNGLEEVPDGLGSALGSLRVLVLRRNRFARLPPAVAELGHHLTELDVSHNRLSVLSAEVVSALRELRKLNLSHNQLPALPAQLGALVHLEELDVSFNRLAHLPDSLSCLSRLRTLDVDHNQLTAFPWQLLQLAALEELDVSSNRLRGLPEDISALRALKILWLSGTELGTLPSGFCELASLESLMLDNNGLQALPAQFSRLQRLKMLNLSSNLLEEFPAALLPLAGLEELYLSRNQLTSVPSLISGLGRLLTLWLDNNRLRYLPDSIVELTGLEELVLQGNQIAVLPDNFGRLSRVGLWKIRDNPLIQPPYEVCMKGIPYIAAYQKELAHSQPAVQPRLKLLLMGHKAAGKTLLRRCLTEDRVEGNQGGGDKEKSHPPSPPPVSKGIEVTSWTADASRGLRFIVYDLAGDDSYEVIQPFFLSPGALYVLVVNLATYEPLRFPTTVGSFLHRVGARVPHAVVCVVGTHADLCGEQELEEKCLDIHRQIALQEKHDAEGLSRLAQVVDEALARDFELRSASPHAAYYGVSDKNLRRRKAHFQYLLNHRLQILSPVLPVSCRDPRQLQRLRDKLLSVAEHREIFPNLHRVLPRSWQVLEELHFQPPQAQRLWLSWWDSARLGLQAGLTEDRLQSALSYLHESGKLLYFEDSPALKEHVFHNLSRLIDILNVFFQRDPSLLLHKLLLGTSGEGEAESRGESSPLMAPPAPNQDALRATQLHHYVEGFLLHGLLPAHVIRLLLKPHIQAQQDLQLLLELLEKMGLCYCLNKAKGKPLNGSTAWYKFPCYVQNEVPHAEAWINGTNLAGQSFVAEQLQIEYSFPFTFPPSLFARYSVQINSHVVHRSDGKLQIFAYRGKVPVVVSYRPAKGVLQPDTLSIASHASLPNIWTAWQAITPLVEELNVLLQEWPGLHYTVHILCSKCLKRGSPNPHAFPGELLSQPRPEGVAEIICPKNGSERVNVALVYPPTPTVISPCSKSMVKIRLSSSGTCASEFPGPGTSL; encoded by the coding sequence ATGGCTGGGACGGACAGCGGGAACCTGAAGACGGTGAGGCTGTGGCGGGACGCCGCCCTGCGCGCCAGGAAGCTGCGGAGCAACCTGCGCCAGCTCAGCCTCAGCGCGGCCGGGGGCTGCCCGGGGACCGACCAGCTCGACTCTCCCGACGCGCCCCAGCTCGTGCTGCCGGCCAACATCGGGGACATTGAGGTGCTAAACCTGGGCAACAACGGCCTGGAGGAGGTGCCCGACGGGCTGGGCTCGGCGCTGGGCAGCCTCCGCGTCCTGGTCCTGCGCCGGAACCGCTTCGCCCGGCTGCCCCCGGCGGTGGCCGAGCTGGGCCATCACCTCACCGAGCTGGACGTGAGCCACAACCGGCTGAGCGTCCTAAGCGCCGAGGTGGTGAGCGCCCTGCGCGAGCTGAGGAAGCTCAACCTCAGCCACAACCAGCTGCCCGCCCTGCCCGCCCAGCTGGGCGCGCTGGTCCACCTGGAGGAGCTGGACGTCAGCTTTAACCGCCTGGCGCACCTGCCCgactccctctcctgcctctcccGCCTGCGCACCCTCGACGTGGACCACAACCAGCTCACGGCTTTTCCgtggcagctgctgcagctggcggCCCTGGAGGAGCTCGACGTGTCCAGCAACCGGCTGCGGGGCCTACCTGAGGATATCAGTGCCCTGCGTGCCCTCAAGATCCTCTGGCTGAGCGGGACCGAGCTTGGCACCCTGCCCAGCGGCTTCTGCGAGCTGGCCAGCCTGGAGAGCCTCATGCTGGACAACAACGGGCTGCAGGCTCTACCCGCCCAGTTCAGCCGCCTGCAGCGACTCAAGATGCTCAACCTCTCTTCCAACCTCTTGGAGGAGTTCCCTGCCGCGCTGCTGCCCCTGGCTGGTCTGGAGGAACTCTACCTTAGTCGCAACCAGCTCACTTCCGTGCCGTCCCTGATCTCGGGCCTGGGCCGTCTTCTCACCCTGTGGCTGGATAATAACCGGCTCCGCTACCTGCCTGACTCCATCGTGGAGCTCACGGGCCTGGAGGAGCTGGTTCTGCAGGGGAACCAGATCGCTGTGCTGCCAGACAACTTTGGCCGGCTCTCCCGGGTGGGCCTGTGGAAGATCAGGGACAACCCGCTGATCCAGCCCCCCTACGAGGTCTGTATGAAGGGGATCCCCTACATCGCAGCTTACCAGAAGGAGCTGGCTCATTCCCAGCCGGCGGTCCAGCCCCGCCTCAAGCTGCTCCTGATGGGCCATAAAGCTGCAGGAAAGACCCTGCTCCGTCGCTGCCTCACCGAGGACAGAGTGGAGGGGAACCAAGGAGGAGGGGACAAGGAGAAGAGCCACCCGCCTTCACCTCCTCCCGTGAGCAAGGGCATCGAGGTGACCAGCTGGACAGCGGATGCCTCCCGGGGCCTGCGGTTCATCGTGTATGACTTAGCCGGGGATGACAGTTATGAGGTGATCCAGCCCTTCTTCCTCTCCCCGGGGGCCCTTTATGTGCTGGTGGTGAACTTGGCCACCTATGAGCCGCTCCGCTTTCCCACCACCGTGGGCTCCTTCCTGCATCGGGTAGGGGCGCGGGTGCCTCACGCCGTGGTGTGCGTTGTGGGCACGCACGCCGACCTCTGCGGGGAGCAGGAGCTGGAGGAGAAGTGTCTGGACATCCACCGCCAGATCGCCCTGCAGGAGAAGCACGACGCCGAGGGGCTGAGCCGCCTGGCCCAGGTGGTGGACGAGGCGCTGGCCCGGGACTTTGAGCTCCGCTCCGCCAGCCCCCACGCAGCCTACTACGGGGTGTCCGACAAGAACCTTCGGCGGCGCAAGGCGCACTTTCAGTACCTGCTCAACCACCGGCTGCAGATCCTCTCGCCCGTGCTGCCCGTGAGCTGCAGGGACCCACGCCAGTTACAGCGCCTGCGGGACAAACTGCTCTCAGTGGCCGAGCACCGGGAAATCTTCCCCAACCTCCACAGAGTACTGCCTCGGtcctggcaggtgctggaggAGCTGCACTTCCAGCCCCCTCAGGCGCAGCGGCTCTGGCTCAGCTGGTGGGACTCGGCTCGCCTGGGCCTGCAGGCCGGCCTGACCGAGGACCGGCTGCAGAGCGCCCTCTCCTACCTGCACGAGAGCGGCAAGCTGCTCTACTTTGAGGACAGCCCGGCCCTCAAGGAGCACGTCTTCCACAACCTCTCCCGCCTCATCGACATCCTCAACGTCTTCTTCCAGAGGGATCCTTCCTTGCTGCTGCATAAGCTGCTCCTGGGGACCAGCGGCGAGGGCGAGGCTGAGAGCCGGGGTGAAAGCTCCCCGCTGATGGCGCCGCCTGCTCCAAACCAGGATGCGCTCCGGGCCACCCAGCTCCATCATTACGTGGAGGGTTTTCTGCTGCATGGGCTCCTGCCGGCCCACGTCATCCGGCTGCTGCTGAAGCCTCACATCCAGGCTCAGCAGgacctgcagcttctgctggagCTGCTGGAGAAGATGGGACTCTGTTACTGCCTCAACAAAGCCAAGGGCAAGCCTCTGAATGGGTCCACGGCCTGGTACAAGTTCCCGTGCTATGTGCAGAACGAGGTGCCCCACGCGGAGGCCTGGATTAACGGGACCAACCTGGCCGGGCAGTCCTTTGTGGCTGAGCAGTTGCAGATTGAATATAGTTTTCCCTTCACCTTTCCACCCAGCTTGTTTGCACGCTACAGCGTCCAGATCAACAGCCATGTGGTGCACAGGTCGGATGGCAAACTTCAGATCTTTGCATACAGAGGGAAAGTCCCTGTGGTGGTGAGTTACAGACCTGCCAAGGGGGTCCTGCAGCCGGACACCCTGTCCATTGCCAGCCACGCATCCTTACCGAACATATGGACGGCATGGCAAGCCATAACCCCCTTAGTAGAGGAACTGAATGTCCTACTTCAGGAATGGCCTGGACTGCACTACACCGTGCACATTCTCTGTTCTAAGTGCCTTAAGAGAGGGTCACCCAATCCACACGCTTTCCCAG